A single region of the Micropterus dolomieu isolate WLL.071019.BEF.003 ecotype Adirondacks linkage group LG02, ASM2129224v1, whole genome shotgun sequence genome encodes:
- the notch3 gene encoding neurogenic locus notch homolog protein 3: MEGNIPWIILSFLLLIHICEGIRCVDKYRPCENGGTCLDSPSRCICRPGFIGPLCQHLDPCHRSPCLNGAACKSQVVSGIPQYTCVCQRGFRGQDCSLIDACATSPCANGARCANWNNHYNCSCPPGFQGKNCRNDIDECRKPGVCLNGGLCINTHGSFRCQCQPGYSGRTCEVSILPCAPSQCLNGGTCRQTSDHSYECACLPGFEGHNCENNVDDCPGHKCMNGGICVDGVNTYNCQCPPEWTGQYCAEDVNECLMQPNACHNGGTCFNTIGGHTCVCVNGWTGDDCSENIDDCAIAVCFNGATCHDRVASFFCECPVGKTGLLCHLDDACVSNPCNEGAVCDTNPLNGRAICTCPAGFVGGACNQDMDECSIGANPCEHFGKCVNTEGSFQCQCGRGYAGPRCEIDINECLSMPCQNDATCLDRIGEFTCICMPGYMGTYCEIDVDDCESNPCVNDGICRDMVNGFTCTCQPGFTGTMCQIDIDECASTPCQNGAKCYDRPNGFECRCAEGYEGTLCESNINNCQPDPCHHGTCIDGIASYTCNCDAGYTGYRCENQLNECHSNPCQNGGKCVDLVNKYICQCQHGTSGTNCEINFDDCASNPCDYGICKDGINRYDCVCKPGFTGPKCNVEIDECASSPCRNGGTCVDEENGFHCQCPEGFKPPYCYSQVDECGSSPCVHGSCRDDINGYRCDCEPGWVGKNCDLDRNDCLPSPCQNAGTCIDQLNGFTCKCRQGFRGNLCHVNINECSSSPCLNKGTCVDGVASFTCLCELPYSGPTCAEVLTPCSPNPCANHAVCTHTPDYMGYQCNCQPGWQGQLCDIDVNECISNPCKNRGTCTNTLGGFLCSCRAGYTGLTCETDVNDCAPNPCLSGGSCTDGVNSFHCNCLLGFTGPRCALEINECQSFPCKNGGTCTDYVNSYTCTCRPGFAGIHCETNIPDCTESSCFNGGTCTDKINGYSCTCRSGFTGSHCQYEVNECDSQPCLNGGICQDALESFRCSCPKGYTGNRCQTPVDWCRRTSPCQNGGRCRQKDASFICDCSNGWSGRYCDIPRVSCETAARQRGLQTDDLCHHGGHCVNTGNTHYCKCPADYTGSYCESQVDHCEDKPCRNGATCRGYVGGYQCDCMPGYTGQNCEMEINECQSHPCQNGGTCIDLVGHYICSCPPGTLGVLCEINEDDCAPPLRLRSAPPKCLNNGTCVDRVGGYRCNCPPGFTGERCEGDINECLSNPCSLSNSLDCIQLPNDYQCVCKPSFTGRRCQSRFSVCESQPCQNGGACSISSSALGYTCTCQLGYTGPNCERSMSCRELPCYNGGSCTPTTRGARCTCLPGYGGPQCQHRSNEGCSSQPCRNGGLCTEETSFPFFHCQCPSGWTGKRCEQSSGFVEPPTPSCPLADCHGKANDGVCDKECNTFPCRWDGGDCSLAVNPWARCTDPRCWRVFNNSQCDESCNNADCLYDNFDCKNKEKICNPIYETYCIDHYADGRCDQGCNTEECGWDGLDCAGKVPEDLADGVLVLVVLLPPEELLRTSTAFLQKLSAILRTTLRFRLDHNGEAMIRPYTRRESRLKRELQPQQEVIGSIVYLEIDNRLCSQGSEDCFPTADSAAEYLGALSAVEMLRFPYPIKEVRGERMPPNLDPIPQWGKLMLVGIASLFLLVILVIGMLIARRKREHSTLWFPEGFFLKKEPSSNKNRREPVGQDALGMKHMPKTVEESLLGDHSEQWMDSDCPEAKRLKVEEPSMLSDSEDAVDSRQWTQHHLAAADIRVPPTMALTPPQGEFESDCMDVNVRGPDGFTPLMLASFCGGGLEPEVAEEEENEECSANIISDLIYQGASLAAQTDRTGETALHLAARYARADAAKRLLDAGADANAQDNTGRTPLHAAVAADAQGVFQILIRNRATDLDSRMYDGSTALILAARLAVEGMVEELITCHADVNAVDELGKSALHWAAAVNNVDATVALLKNSANKDMQDLKEETPLFLAAREGSCEAVRVLLAHFANREITDHMDRLPRDIAQERMHHDIVQLLDEYNTVRSPQGHGGVGHHLTGGHTLSPLMCPPSSFLPSLKNTPQGKKNRRPGAKGSSLGSQHAASLKESVKARNKKLTLDMQSALLESSVTLSPVDSLDSPHGGASNAGYITNPTSPVAMQSPGLFHSSMSVPNTPMVHSNMLEGGGPFAVSLAQLNDLGAGMSLQGRVSMASDVNHGYVLSSGQMGLNMGMVSPVSVPFDWHNRMPPSSQCGQQVVNLVQSSQAGMHPQSPAMQQQNMLMHQQQMYRNSMLQPTPVTSTPTISPVKLPSIAEQQQQQQQQQLINHAIPNQQSMARMGTSSPPTPQTSQPPPSFFQQQQMPQQPSQPQPPAQPPQSATPAAQPTQALPSQPSISTAGTEDYPTPPSQHSYSSALDATPKHYLHLPSEHPYLTPSPESPEPWSSPSPHCVSDWSDSTPSPAVAGSAQTQITQIPESNGKMQVFA; this comes from the exons ATGTCGTCCCGGGTTCATTGGTCCTCTCTGTCAGCACCTGGATCCATGTCATCGATCGCCATGTCTGAACGGGGCAGCTTGTAAGAGCCAGGTGGTCAGTGGTATCCCACAATACACCTGTGTGTGCCAGAGAGGGTTCAGAG GCCAAGACTGCTCCCTCATTGATGCCTGTGCTACAAGTCCCTGTGCCAATGGAGCCCGTTGTGCCAATTGGAATAACCACTACAACTGTTCCTGCCCACCTGGCTTCCAGGGAAAGAACTGCCGCAATGACATTGACGAGTGCCGCAAGCCAGGCGTGTGCCTCAATGGAGGCCTCTGCATTAACACCCATGGGTCCTTCCGCTGCCAGTGCCAACCTGGATACAGCGGGCGCACATGTGAGGTGTCCATCCTTCCCTGTGCCCCGTCTCAGTGCCTTAATGGGGGCACCTGTCGACAGACGAGCGACCATTCCTATGAGTGTGCTTGCCTACCAG GGTTTGAGGGACACAACTGTGAGAATAATGTGGATGACTGTCCAGGTCACAAGTGTATGAATGGAGGAATATGTGTGGACGGAGTCAACACCTACAATTGCCAGTGCCCACCAGAATGGACAG GTCAATACTGTGCTGAGGATGTCAACGAGTGTCTCATGCAACCAAATGCCTGCCATAATGGGGGTACTTGCTTCAACACCATTGGTGGGCATACCTGTGTCTGCGTTAATGGTTGGACTGGAGATGACTGCAGTGAGAACATTGACGACTGCGCCATAGCCGTTTGCTTCAATGGTGCCACCTGCCATGACCGTGTAGCATCCTTCTTCTGCGAGTGCCCAGTTGGAAAGACGG GTTTGCTGTGCCACCTTGATGATGCATGTGTGAGTAACCCCTGCAACGAGGGGGCAGTGTGTGACACCAACCCCCTTAATGGCCGCGCCATTTGCACCTGTCCTGCTGGCTTTGTAGGAGGTGCCTGCAACCAGGACATGGATGAGTGTTCAATTG GTGCCAACCCGTGTgagcattttggaaaatgtgtgAACACAGAAGGCTCCTTCCAGTGTCAGTGCGGTCGGGGATATGCCGGCCCGCGTTGTGAGATTGACATCAACGAATGCTTGTCCATGCCCTGCCAAAATGATGCTACTTGCCTGGACCGCATCGGAGAGTTCACCTGCATCTGCATGCCAG GCTACATGGGGACTTACTGTGAGATTGACGTAGATGACTGTGAGAGCAACCCCTGTGTGAATGATGGCATCTGTCGGGACATGGTCAATGGCTTCACATGCACCTGCCAGCCAG GGTTTACTGGCACCATGTGTCAGATCGACATAGATGAGTGCGCCAGCACGCCCTGCCAGAATGGAGCAAAATGCTACGACCGGCCTAATGGTTTCGAGTGCCGCTGTGCTGAAG GTTATGAAGGGACACTGTGTGAGAGTAATATCAACAACTGCCAGCCCGACCCATGCCACCATGGTACTTGCATAGATGGAATTGCCAGCTACACCTGTAACTGTGATGCTGGCTACACAGGCTACCGCTGTGAGAACCAGCTCAATGAGTGCCACAGCAACCCTTGTCAGAATGGGGGCAAGTGTGTGGACCTGGTCAATAAGTACATCTGCCAGTGCCAACACGGAACCTCAG GCACAAACTGTGAGATAAACTTTGATGATTGTGCCAGTAACCCATGTGACTATGGCATCTGCAAAGATGGCATCAACCGCTATGACTGTGTTTGCAAACCTGGCTTCACTG gtcccaagtgtAATGTGGAGATAGATGAGTGTGCATCGAGCCCCTGTAGGAATGGGGGAACGTGTGTGGATGAAGAGAACGGATTTCACTGCCAGTGTCCTGAGGGCTTTAAGCCCCCTTATTGTTACTCCCAGGTGGATGAGTGTGGCAGCAGCCCATGTGTCCATGGCTCATGCAGGGATGACATCAACGG TTACCGCTGTGACTGTGAGCCCGGATGGGTGGGGAAGAACTGTGACCTGGACAGGAATGACTGTTTGCCAAGTCCTTGCCAGAATGCTGGCACATGTATCGACCAGCTCAATGGCTTCACCTGCAAGTGTCGGCAAGGCTTCAGAG GTAACCTCTGCCATGTGAACATCAACGAATGTTCATCCAGTCCCTGTCTGAACAAGGGCACCTGTGTGGATGGTGTGGCAAGTTTCACCTGTCTGTGTGAGCTTCCTTACAGTGGACCCACTTGTGCTGAAGTCCTCACCCCTTGCTCCCCTAACCCCTGTGCCAATCATgctgtctgcacacacacaccagactaCATGGGCTATCAATGTAATTGCCAACCAGGGTGGCAAG GTCAGTTGTGTGACATAGATGTGAATGAATGCATCTCAAACCCCTGCAAGAACCGTGGGACCTGCACTAACACACTTGGAGGCTTCCTGTGCTCCTGCAGAGCTGGATACACTGGGCTGACCTGTGAAACAGACGTCAATGACTGTGCTCCTA ATCCGTGTCTAAGTGGAGGTTCCTGCACAGATGGCGTGAACTCCTTCCACTGTAACTGCCTGCTAGGCTTCACTGGTCCCCGCTGTGCTTTAGAGATTAATGAATGCCAGAGTTTCCCATGCAAAAATGGAGGCACATGCACAGACTATGTTAACTCCTACACCTGCACCTGTAGGCCTGGCTTTGCTGGCATCCACTGCGAAACCAACATCCCTGATTGCActgaaag CTCTTGCTTCAATGGTGGGACGTGCACAGATAAAATCAACGGCTATTCCTGTACCTGCCGCTCAGGCTTCACTGGCTCTCACTGCCAGTATGAGGTTAATGAGTGTGACTCCCAGCCTTGCCTCAACGGAGGCATCTGTCAAGATGCCCTGGAATCCTTCCGTTGCTCCTGCCCCAAGGGCTACACTGGCAACCGCTGCCAG ACTCCAGTCGACTGGTGCAGACGCACATCTCCCTGCCAAAATGGAGGACGCTGTCGCCAAAAGGATGCTTCTTTCATCTGTGATTGTAGTAACGGCTGGTCTGGACGTTACTGTGATATCCCTAGGGTCTCCTGTGAGACAGCTGCTCGCCAAAgag GGCTCCAGACAGATGACCTATGCCACCACGGTGGTCACTGTGTCAACACTGGGAATACCCACTATTGTAAATGTCCTGCTGACTATACTGGAAGCTATTGCGAAAGCCAAGTGGACCACTGTGAAGACAAACCCTGCCGCAATGGCGCCACCTGCAGGGGCTATGTGGGAGGGTACCAATGTGAC TGTATGCCAGGCTATACTGGACAGAACTGCGAGATGGAGATCAATGAGTGCCAGTCTCATCCTTGCCAGAATGGAGGCACTTGCATTGATCTTGTGGGACATTACATCTGTTCCTGCCCCCCTGGCACACTGG GTGTTCTCTGTGAGATCAATGAAGATGACTGTGCTCCCCCCCTGAGGCTGCGCAGCGCGCCTCCTAAGTGCCTTAACAATGGCACCTGTGTGGACAGAGTGGGTGGTTATCGCTGCAATTGCCCCCCTGGTTTCACAGGAGAAAGATGTGAGGGAGACATAAATGAGTGTCTCTCTAACCCCTGCAGTCTCTCCAACAGTCTTGACTGCATCCAGTTGCCCAATGACTACCAATGTGTCTGCAAGCCCAGCTTCACAG GTCGAAGGTGTCAGAGcaggttcagtgtgtgtgagtctcAGCCTTGTCAGAACGGAGGAGCCTGTTCTATATCCAGCTCTGCACTGGGATACACCTGCACGTGTCAGCTT GGTTATACTGGGCCCAATTGTGAAAGAAGTATGTCCTGTCGGGAGCTGCCCTGCTACAATGGCGGCAGCTGTACACCTACCACAAGGGGGGCACGTTGCACCTGCCTACCAGGTTATGGCGGGCCCCAGTGTCAGCACCGCAGCAATGAAGGCTGCTCCTCCCAGCCCTGTCGGAATGGAGGATTGTGCACTGAAGAGACCAGCTTCCCATTCTTCCATTGCCAGTGTCCAAGTGGCTGGACAGGTAAACGTTGCGAGCAGAGCAGCGGATTCGTTGAGCCCCCAACACCCTCATGCCCTCTGGCAGACTGTCATGGCAAAGCTAATGATGGTGTTTGCGACAAGGAATGCAACACGTTCCCTTGTCGCTGGGATGGTGGCGACTGTTCTCTAGCGGTGAACCCCTGGGCTCGTTGTACAGACCCTCGCTGCTGGCGCGTCTTCAACAACAGCCAGTGTGATGAGTCCTGCAACAACGCTGACTGTCTATATGACAACTTTGACTgcaaaaacaaggagaaaatTTGCAA TCCAATATATGAAACCTACTGTATTGACCACTATGCTGATGGACGGTGTGACCAAGGCTGCAACACAGAGGAGTGTGGCTGGGATGGTTTGGACTGCGCAGGAAAGGTTCCAGAAGACCTTGCTGATGGTGTCTTGGTTTTGGTGGTCCTACTGCCTCCCGAGGAGCTTCTCCGCACCAGCACAGCTTTTCTGCAGAAATTAAGTGCTATCCTTCGCACTACACTGCGCTTCCGGCTGGACCACAATGGAGAAGCCATGATCCGCCCCTACACCCGCAGAGAGTCCCGCCTCAAGCGGGAGCTGCAGCCTCAGCAGGAGGTCATAGG CTCCATAGTGTACCTCGAAATAGACAACCGTCTGTGCTCTCAGGGCTCTGAGGACTGTTTCCCTACAGCTGACAGTGCTGCGGAGTATCTGGGAGCCTTGTCAGCTGTAGAAATGCTCCGCTTCCCTTACCCCATCAAAGAAGTCCGTG GTGAACGGATGCCACCTAATCTTGACCCCATACCCCAATGGGGCAAGCTGATGCTGGTGGGGAtagcctctcttttccttttggTCATCCTTGTGATAGGCATGTTGATTGCTCGTAGAAAGAGAGAACACAGTACCCTTTGGTTTCCTGAGGGCTTCTTCCTCAAAAAGGAACCCAGCAGCAACAAGAACCGCAGGGAACCGGTGGGCCAGGACGCTCTTGGAATGAA ACACATGCCAAAAACTGTGGAGGAATCACTCCTTGGAGATCACAGTGAACAGTGGATGGACTCGGACTGCCCAGAGGCAAAAAGGCTCAAG GTTGAGGAGCCGAGTATGCTCTCAGACAGTGAAGACGCAGTGGACAGCAGGCAGTGGACACAGCATCACCTTGCAGCTGCAGACATACGTGTGCCTCCCACCATGGCCCTCACCCCACCTCAAGGAGAGTTTGAAAGCGATTGCATGGATGTTAATGTCCGAGGCCCAG ATGGTTTTACACCCCTGATGCTGGCATCATTCTGCGGAGGCGGCTTAGAGCCTGAAgtagcagaggaggaggagaatgagGAGTGTTCAGCCAACATTATCTCTGACCTCATCTACCAGGGCGCATCCCTTGCTGCCCAAACAGACCGCACTGGTGAGACTGCCCTCCACCTGGCTGCCCGCTACGCCCGTGCTGATGCTGCCAAGAGGCTGCTGGATGCTGGGGCAGATGCCAACGCTCAGGACAACACGGGGCGTACGCCACTACATGCTGCAGTGGCAGCAGATGCACAGGGTGTCTTCcag ATTCTGATTCGAAACAGGGCTACAGATCTTGACTCTCGGATGTATGATGGTTCCACTGCGCTGATCCTGGCAGCACGGCTGGCAGTAGAGGGCATGGTAGAGGAACTCATCACTTGTCATGCTGATGTCAATGCAGTTGATGAACTGG GGAAATCTGCCTTGCACTGGGCTGCTGCAGTTAACAATGTGGATGCCACTGTTGCCCTGCTGAAGAACAGCGCAAACAAAGATATGCAAGATCTTAAG GAGGAGACCCCTCTGTTCCTGGCAGCCCGTGAGGGCAGCTGTGAGGCTGTGAGGGTGCTGCTGGCTCACTTTGCAAACAGAGAGATCACAGACCATATGGACAGGTTGCCAAGGGACATTGCTCAGGAGCGTATGCACCATGACATTGTGCAGCTTCTTGATGAGTACAACACAGTAAGGAGTCCACAGGGCCATGGAGGGGTTggacaccacctcactgggggaCACACTCTGTCTCCTCTCATGTGTCCCCCCAGCTCCTTCCTACCTAGTCTGAAGAACACCCCACAGGGCAAGAAGAATCGTCGGCCTGGGGCCAAGGGTTCTAGCCTGGGAAGCCAACATGCTGCCAGTCTGAAGGAGTCCGTCAAGGCCCGCAACAAGAAGTTGACCTTGGACATGCAGAGTGCCTTACTGGAGAGCTCAGTGACCCTGTCCCCTGTCGACTCGCTGGACTCACCCCATGGGGGAGCTAGCAATGCTGGCTACATCACCAACCCCACATCCCCCGTGGCCATGCAGTCACCAGggctcttccactcctccatgtcTGTCCCAAACACCCCAATGGTACATAGTAACATGTTGGAAGGAGGTGGCCCCTTTGCTGTGTCTCTAGCCCAACTCAATGATCTGGGAGCTGGAATGTCCTTGCAGGGACGTGTCTCCATGGCTTCAGATGTTAACCATGGATATGTGCTGAGTTCAGGCCAGATGGGTCTCAACATGGGCATGGTCAGTCCTGTCAGTGTGCCCTTTGACTGGCACAACCGGATGCCCCCCTCCTCCCAGTGTGGTCAGCAGGTGGTGAATCTTGTGCAAAGTAGCCAGGCAGGCATGCACCCCCAGAGCCCAGCCATGCAGCAGCAGAACATGCTGATGCACCAACAGCAGATGTACCGTAATTCCATGCTGCAGCCCACGCCTGTTACCTCCACACCCACTATCAGCCCAGTCAAGCTGCCCTCCAttgctgagcagcagcagcaacagcagcagcagcagctcatcaACCACGCCATTCCCAACCAACAGAGCATGGCCCGCATGGGCACCTCCTCTCCACCGACACCCCAGACCTCCCAGCCCCCACCATCTttcttccagcagcagcagatgccTCAGCAGCCTTCTCAGCCACAGCCTCCTGCTCAGCCCCCACAGTCAGCCACGCCAGCAGCCCAGCCCACTCAGGCTTTGCCCTCCCAGCCTAGTATCAGCACTGCAGGAACGGAGGATTACCCAACCCCTCCCTCCCAGCACAGCTACTCATCCGCACTAGATGCCACACCCAAGCATTACCTCCATTTGCCGAGTGAGCACCCCTACCTGACCCCCTCACCAGAGTCTCCCGAGCCCTGGTCCAGCCCCTCTCCTCACTGCGTCTCCGACTGGTCAGATTCCACACCCAGCCCAGCAGTTGCTGGCTCTGCCCAGACCCAAATTACTCAAATCCCAGAGTCCAATGGCAAGATGCAGGTGTTTGCGTGA
- the zmp:0000001048 gene encoding retinol dehydrogenase 8, producing MGTRSVLVTGCSSGIGLAVAARLAKDELRRFKVVATMRDLNKRGPLESAAGDSLNKTLEIKQLDACCEASIRECVNSLPDRRVDVLVNNAGVGMIGPLECQSIAAMKELFDTNFFGMTRLVKELLPDMKRRQSGHIVVMSSVMGIQGLLFNDVYSASKFAVEGFCESLAMQAMKFNIKMTLVEPGPVVTEFERKVYEDAEKMDLSGTDEETAKIFREVYLPYSKKIFASLGQTPEEVAEQTIKVITAKEPPLRHQTNRLYMPMTALKHADPTGRLPLDTFYKMTFKHNSVVNAFLGVLQMLQRRAGEK from the exons ATGGGAACCAGGAGTGTGCTGGTAACTGGGTGCTCCTCTGGCATTGGCTTGGCTGTGGCTGCTCGGCTCGCCAAGGATGAGCTTAGACGGTTTAAAG TGGTAGCCACAATGAGGGATCTTAATAAACGGGGACCGTTGGAGTCAGCGGCAGGGGACTCCTTAAACAAAACCCTGGAAATCAAACAGTTAGATGCCTGTTGTGAAGCCTCCATCAGAGAGTGTGTCAACAGCCTACCGGACAGACGGGTGGACGTTCTCG TGAACAATGCTGGTGTTGGCATGATTGGACCACTGGAGTGCCAAAGTATCGCTGCCATGAAGGAGCTCTTTGACACAAACTTCTTTGGCATGACACGGCTGGTGAAGGAGTTGCTGCCCGACATGAAGCGGAGGCAGAGTGGCCATATTGTGGTGATGAGCAGCGTCATGGGAATACAGG GTCTTCTGTTCAATGACGTCTACTCAGCCTCCAAATTTGCTGTGGAAGGATTTTGTGAAAGTCTGGCAATGCAAGCAATGAAGTTTAACATCAA GATGACTCTAGTGGAACCCGGCCCCGTGGTAACAGAGTTTGAAAGGAAAGTGTATGAGGATGCTGAGAAGATGGATCTATCAGGGACAGACGAGGAGACGGCCAAAATCTTCCGTGAAGTTTACCTGCCATACTCTAAAAAGATCTTCGCCTCGTTAGGCCAGACACCAGAGGAAGTGGCTGAG CAAACCATTAAAGTTATCACAGCCAAGGAGCCTCCTCTGCGCCACCAGACCAACCGCCTGTACATGCCCATGACTGCACTGAAGCATGCAGATCCAACCGGTCGTCTGCCGCTGGACACCTTCTATAAGATGACCTTTAAACATAATAGCGTGGTCAATGCTTTTCTTGGGGTACTGCAGATGCTGCAGAGGAGGGCAGGGGAGAAATAA